A part of Populus alba chromosome 8, ASM523922v2, whole genome shotgun sequence genomic DNA contains:
- the LOC118039990 gene encoding basic leucine zipper 43 → MLPGELTGIHYIAPDQSLIPFPPNFGMMQQSSIPAFHFNRLLNNLQSSSFPQPVREFTPQSSSLSNNSTSDESEEHQLSIIDERKQRRMISNRESARRSRMRKQKHLDELWTQVVRLRTENHNLIDKLNHVSESHDRVLQENARLKKEASDIRQMLTDLQIGSPYTATALRDLEEVPCNTAHVRAESSDQSVTSSVDLLH, encoded by the coding sequence ATGCTTCCAGGCGAGCTCACAGGAATTCACTATATAGCACCTGATCAAAGCCTGATTCCATTCCCGCCTAATTTCGGCATGATGCAACAAAGCAGCATACCAGCCTTCCATTTCAACAGACTCTTGAACAACTTGCAGAGCTCATCGTTCCCTCAACCGGTTCGTGAATTCACTCCACAGTCCTCGAGTCTCAGCAACAACTCAACTTCAGATGAATCTGAGGAGCACCAACTCAGCATCATCGACGAGAGGAAGCAGCGGAGAATGATTTCCAATAGAGAGTCTGCTCGCAGGTCAAGGATGAGGAAACAGAAGCACCTAGATGAGCTATGGACTCAGGTAGTTCGGCTGCGAACTGAGAACCACAATCTGATAGACAAGCTGAATCACGTGTCTGAGAGTCATGACCGGGTTCTTCAAGAGAATGCACGGCTCAAAAAAGAAGCTTCTGATATTCGCCAAATGCTTACTGACCTGCAAATTGGCAGCCCTTACACTGCCACTGCTTTAAGAGATCTTGAAGAGGTCCCCTGCAACACAGCCCATGTCAGAGCTGAATCCTCAGACCAATCTGTCACTAGTTCTGTAGACTTGCTTCACTGA